One genomic segment of Paraburkholderia hospita includes these proteins:
- a CDS encoding DUF6697 family protein, translated as MFEIGKEYSREDIHRVTGGSKHAFLPVKGGKVVAARLRPDLNPHAPEVILCDGSASSRAAGRTLARQIEPVPVFVRTASDRFRYVGEYVVAESMTAPSDYAEYVKNSSFTLGQISRVIRLKRR; from the coding sequence ATGTTCGAAATTGGAAAAGAATATTCTCGTGAAGACATTCATCGGGTGACGGGTGGCAGCAAGCACGCGTTTTTGCCCGTCAAGGGCGGCAAGGTTGTTGCCGCGCGATTGCGGCCCGATCTTAATCCGCATGCGCCTGAGGTGATTCTTTGCGACGGGAGCGCTTCTTCGCGCGCGGCGGGGCGGACCCTGGCGCGGCAGATTGAGCCGGTTCCTGTCTTTGTGCGGACGGCGTCGGATCGGTTTCGGTATGTGGGCGAGTATGTTGTTGCGGAGTCGATGACGGCGCCGTCCGATTACGCCGAGTACGTTAAGAATAGTAGTTTTACGCTTGGGCAGATTTCGCGGGTTATCAGGTTGAAGCGGCGGTGA
- a CDS encoding response regulator, producing the protein MANVLLVDDDAENLWSLQLALESDGHHVSVAGDANCALDILCRESIQLMITDYEMPGIDGAELCRLVHEQPAHSGLPIVLLSAAAEPQSLPQSWTRFLRKPARIQDLTATLDAHVAVHHPAMRPLHPKASVRAVLRCQSLPASRWIPVDAGCWP; encoded by the coding sequence GTGGCAAATGTACTGCTGGTCGACGACGACGCGGAGAACCTCTGGTCGCTGCAACTGGCGCTTGAAAGCGACGGTCACCACGTGAGCGTTGCTGGAGATGCCAACTGCGCACTGGATATCCTGTGTCGGGAATCGATCCAGTTGATGATCACGGACTACGAAATGCCCGGCATCGACGGCGCCGAGTTGTGCCGTCTGGTGCATGAACAGCCGGCGCATTCCGGGTTGCCGATCGTGCTGTTGTCGGCTGCGGCCGAACCGCAAAGCCTTCCGCAATCGTGGACGCGGTTTTTGCGCAAACCGGCGCGCATCCAGGATCTGACGGCCACGCTCGACGCCCACGTCGCTGTGCACCATCCCGCCATGAGGCCGCTGCACCCGAAAGCATCCGTGCGCGCAGTCCTGAGATGCCAGAGCCTGCCCGCATCGCGCTGGATTCCCGTCGATGCCGGCTGCTGGCCATAA
- a CDS encoding PAS domain-containing sensor histidine kinase, protein MSGIHKVHHTARETAEQFRILVQGVTDYAIYMLSPAGIVTSWNVGAERIKGYSHAEILGRHFSCFYTDEDRADGAPAMILATAAREGRAEREGWRVRKDGSRFWAHVVVDAIRDERGELVGFAKVTRDITERKQSAAALEKANVALFQAQKMEAIGRLTGGVAHDFNNLLAVLSNGLQVLATQSRTHMDMKMIDGMRRAIDRGASLTQQLLSFARQQPLRPEVHDLNMLIRDFEPMLVKVRADNRTKCELGLAGDFAFALVDAARFEATLLNLVVNAVDAMPDGGTVTIATTTVESDRAVTAVLAAGRYVRISVSDTGTGMPQRVLEQAFEPFFTTKPAGKGTGLGLSQVYGFITQSGGDVVISSVEGEGTTIDLYLPMAQPVESANTFVPSKVETVLLVEDEPDVLGLATELFRSIGYEVVVASSASEAVAILKERDDINVVFTDITMPHGMSGMDLAHHVRAGYPAVKVVLTSGYPLATLRDEYGAFNEFPFVYKPYRLADLAKALRA, encoded by the coding sequence ATGAGCGGCATTCACAAGGTGCACCACACGGCGCGCGAGACAGCGGAGCAATTCCGTATTCTCGTACAGGGCGTTACCGACTACGCGATCTACATGCTGTCGCCCGCAGGCATCGTGACGAGCTGGAACGTCGGTGCCGAGCGGATCAAAGGGTACAGCCATGCTGAGATTCTTGGCCGGCATTTCTCGTGTTTCTATACCGACGAGGATAGAGCCGACGGCGCACCAGCCATGATTCTCGCGACGGCAGCGCGGGAAGGCCGCGCGGAACGCGAAGGATGGCGCGTGCGCAAAGATGGCAGCCGCTTCTGGGCGCATGTGGTGGTCGATGCCATTCGCGACGAACGCGGCGAGCTGGTCGGTTTCGCCAAGGTCACGCGCGACATTACCGAACGCAAGCAGTCGGCGGCTGCGCTGGAAAAGGCAAATGTGGCGCTATTCCAGGCGCAGAAGATGGAGGCGATTGGCCGGCTCACGGGTGGCGTCGCGCACGACTTCAACAACCTCCTCGCGGTGCTGTCCAACGGCCTCCAGGTGCTGGCCACGCAGTCCCGCACGCACATGGACATGAAGATGATCGACGGCATGCGCCGGGCCATCGATCGCGGCGCTTCGCTCACGCAGCAACTGCTGTCTTTCGCGCGTCAGCAGCCGCTGCGGCCGGAAGTCCATGATCTGAACATGCTGATCCGCGATTTCGAGCCGATGCTGGTGAAAGTCCGCGCCGATAACAGGACGAAGTGCGAGCTCGGCCTCGCGGGCGATTTTGCGTTCGCGCTCGTCGATGCCGCGCGGTTCGAGGCGACCCTGCTCAATCTCGTTGTCAACGCCGTGGACGCGATGCCCGACGGCGGGACTGTGACGATCGCGACGACTACCGTCGAATCGGACAGAGCCGTCACGGCCGTGTTGGCGGCTGGCCGCTACGTACGGATTTCCGTATCCGATACGGGAACGGGCATGCCTCAGAGAGTGTTGGAACAGGCTTTCGAGCCGTTCTTTACGACGAAGCCGGCGGGGAAAGGCACGGGACTCGGGCTGAGCCAGGTCTACGGGTTCATTACCCAGTCGGGCGGCGACGTCGTGATATCGAGCGTCGAAGGAGAAGGCACGACCATCGATCTCTATCTGCCGATGGCGCAGCCGGTTGAGTCGGCTAATACCTTTGTCCCTTCGAAAGTCGAAACAGTTTTACTGGTCGAAGATGAACCGGACGTGCTGGGGCTTGCCACGGAACTGTTCCGCAGCATCGGGTATGAAGTCGTAGTGGCGAGCAGCGCGTCCGAGGCCGTGGCGATTCTGAAGGAACGCGACGATATCAACGTCGTCTTTACGGATATCACGATGCCGCACGGCATGAGCGGCATGGACCTGGCGCATCATGTCCGCGCCGGGTATCCGGCCGTCAAGGTAGTGCTGACATCGGGCTACCCGCTCGCCACCTTGCGCGACGAGTACGGTGCTTTCAACGAGTTTCCGTTTGTTTACAAGCCGTACCGCCTGGCCGATCTTGCGAAGGCGCTAAGAGCATGA
- a CDS encoding SDR family NAD(P)-dependent oxidoreductase: MNSNAAIKGTAVVTGASAGIGMVYADRLAAQGYDLILVARRAERLNELAKRLSEQYGIRATALVEDLSKDAGVAAVEAAITADPTITMLVNNAGVATLAGFADTDFSKHEAMIDLNVNALVRLCYAVLPLFKQRDNGVLINIGSVLSLHTLPISSVYSGTKAYVTSFTRGLQQEVEGTNVKVQLVMPSATDTEIWDIAGVPVENLGKERVMSVDNLVDAALAGLAKGEAVTLPSVEDIRLWEEYDAAREKLFEATQSGKPASRYNIR, encoded by the coding sequence ATGAATAGCAATGCGGCAATCAAAGGTACTGCGGTCGTCACGGGCGCATCGGCTGGCATCGGCATGGTCTACGCAGATCGTCTCGCTGCGCAAGGCTACGACCTGATTCTGGTGGCAAGGCGCGCCGAGCGTCTGAATGAACTGGCGAAGCGCCTGTCGGAGCAATACGGCATTCGCGCCACGGCGCTTGTCGAAGATCTGTCGAAAGACGCTGGCGTTGCCGCCGTGGAAGCGGCGATTACGGCCGACCCGACCATCACGATGCTCGTCAACAACGCAGGCGTGGCAACGCTCGCGGGCTTCGCGGATACGGACTTCAGCAAACACGAAGCGATGATCGATCTCAACGTGAACGCCCTCGTCCGCCTTTGCTATGCCGTTCTTCCTCTGTTCAAGCAACGGGATAACGGCGTGCTCATCAATATCGGCTCGGTGCTCTCGCTGCACACGTTGCCGATCAGCAGCGTGTACAGCGGCACCAAAGCGTATGTGACGAGCTTCACTCGCGGCCTGCAACAGGAAGTCGAAGGGACGAACGTGAAAGTGCAACTGGTCATGCCGAGCGCAACAGACACGGAGATCTGGGATATCGCAGGCGTGCCTGTAGAGAATCTGGGCAAAGAACGCGTGATGAGCGTCGATAACCTCGTCGATGCCGCACTGGCCGGTCTTGCGAAGGGCGAAGCCGTCACGCTGCCGTCGGTGGAAGACATCCGGCTCTGGGAAGAATACGACGCGGCTCGCGAAAAGCTCTTCGAGGCCACGCAATCAGGCAAGCCCGCTTCCCGCTACAACATCCGTTAA
- a CDS encoding FUSC family protein: protein MYDTFLLALRNTLGAFRAELSRRTFLARMRRCTEAVLATLIAVCASRYVGLPEIWWAAICAFSLTGLALGAALDLGVQQIIGTFGGTVIGLLLSRFAADDVTQFVMLMALLSAAGLYLATKRSAGYMWILSTALAIFIVTTTHAEPDTDLRGVAAALWINALIGTAAYLGVTLVGAALMQLRGARGPAAEAPRPAVAHVLTDRTLGRVPHTMVGTITLSVLAYLAWRYPIEGFPQAMTTALVVLMVPVDAQGTWSPYGVVQRMCHRLLGCALGCVVVLVVLPLTAGSIVYCLLAVCVFVWLSCYLRFGHSDISYVGTQFGAVVILTFVHDRVWLSDDVAVAYHRLAGVAAGNVALAVVLLLVTAGCAVWAKNRANERAK, encoded by the coding sequence ATGTACGACACGTTCCTGCTCGCTTTGCGCAATACGCTCGGCGCGTTCCGGGCGGAGCTTTCGCGGCGCACGTTCCTCGCGCGGATGCGGCGTTGCACGGAGGCGGTGCTCGCGACCCTTATTGCCGTGTGCGCAAGCCGCTATGTCGGCCTGCCGGAAATCTGGTGGGCCGCCATTTGCGCGTTTTCGCTGACGGGTCTCGCGCTGGGCGCCGCGCTCGATCTCGGCGTGCAGCAGATCATCGGCACGTTCGGCGGGACCGTCATCGGTCTGCTGCTGTCGCGCTTCGCGGCCGACGACGTCACGCAGTTCGTGATGTTGATGGCGCTTCTATCCGCGGCCGGACTGTATCTCGCGACGAAGCGATCGGCGGGGTACATGTGGATTCTTTCTACTGCGCTCGCCATTTTCATCGTGACGACCACGCACGCCGAGCCGGACACCGACTTGCGAGGCGTCGCCGCGGCGCTGTGGATCAACGCCCTGATCGGCACGGCGGCCTATCTGGGCGTGACCTTGGTCGGCGCGGCCCTCATGCAGTTGCGAGGCGCGCGCGGGCCGGCTGCCGAAGCACCGCGCCCCGCCGTTGCACATGTATTGACCGACCGCACGCTCGGCCGCGTGCCACATACGATGGTCGGCACGATCACGCTATCGGTGCTCGCGTATCTGGCGTGGCGTTATCCCATCGAGGGATTCCCGCAGGCGATGACGACGGCACTCGTCGTTCTGATGGTTCCCGTCGATGCCCAGGGCACGTGGTCGCCTTATGGCGTCGTACAGAGGATGTGCCATCGGCTGCTGGGTTGCGCGTTGGGTTGCGTGGTCGTGCTCGTCGTGCTGCCGCTGACGGCTGGCAGTATTGTGTATTGCCTGTTAGCCGTGTGCGTGTTCGTGTGGCTCTCGTGCTATCTGCGCTTTGGACATTCGGACATTAGCTATGTCGGCACGCAGTTCGGCGCGGTCGTCATCCTGACGTTCGTTCACGACCGCGTGTGGCTGAGCGACGATGTCGCCGTTGCCTATCATCGGCTGGCGGGTGTTGCGGCGGGCAATGTCGCGCTCGCCGTCGTGCTGCTTCTGGTGACGGCGGGCTGCGCCGTGTGGGCGAAAAACCGGGCGAATGAGCGCGCGAAATAG
- a CDS encoding SDR family oxidoreductase encodes MTQRTFLITGASKGIGRALSERLARAGHQVVGIARRTDDPTFPGTLVSIDLADRDATDKGLRELTSRYAFDGVVNNMGFVKLARLGEIELDDLDRTFSTNLAPAVQTAQALLPNMKEKGWGRIVNLSSLVVLGVAQRSTYAAAKSAMISFTRTWALELADSGITVNSVAPGPTETEMFRENTPVGSEAEKRFLSLVPMKRLGKPDELAASVEFFLSEPAGFITGQTLYVDGGASIGKAAI; translated from the coding sequence ATGACCCAACGTACTTTTCTTATCACTGGCGCGAGCAAAGGCATTGGCCGCGCGCTGTCCGAACGGCTCGCCCGAGCAGGCCATCAGGTTGTCGGCATCGCACGTCGCACGGATGACCCGACCTTCCCCGGCACGCTGGTGAGCATCGATCTCGCCGATCGCGACGCAACCGACAAAGGCTTGCGCGAACTGACCTCGCGCTACGCGTTCGACGGCGTCGTCAACAACATGGGCTTCGTCAAGCTCGCGCGGCTCGGCGAGATCGAACTCGACGATCTGGATCGCACGTTCAGCACGAATCTCGCGCCCGCCGTGCAAACCGCGCAGGCGTTGCTGCCGAACATGAAGGAGAAAGGCTGGGGACGTATCGTCAATCTGTCGAGCCTGGTCGTGCTGGGCGTCGCGCAGCGAAGCACGTATGCAGCCGCCAAAAGCGCGATGATCAGCTTCACGCGCACATGGGCGCTCGAGCTTGCCGACTCCGGCATCACCGTCAATTCCGTGGCGCCTGGACCGACCGAAACCGAGATGTTCCGTGAGAACACGCCTGTCGGCAGCGAAGCCGAGAAGCGCTTTCTGTCGCTCGTGCCGATGAAGCGCCTCGGCAAGCCGGACGAACTCGCGGCGAGCGTCGAGTTCTTCCTTTCCGAGCCGGCAGGATTCATCACCGGGCAGACGCTGTATGTCGATGGTGGCGCGTCGATTGGCAAGGCGGCGATCTGA
- a CDS encoding TetR/AcrR family transcriptional regulator: MARPREFDEERALEAARDAFWEHGYEGTSTRDLVKYTGLTQPSLYNAFGDKRALFRRALEHYLDHTLRSRLARLEHEFTPALAVTAYFVEIIQRSGSDIGQRGCMLVNSVLEKDQHADGLQEAIASELAEIKGFFHRSIVAAQKRRDVPKSISADDASAHLLTLLLGMRVLARIGPDVELLRSAVEVSLATLGLPRLREAENNKRSK, translated from the coding sequence ATGGCAAGGCCAAGAGAGTTCGATGAAGAGCGCGCGCTCGAAGCGGCGCGCGACGCGTTCTGGGAGCACGGCTACGAAGGCACGTCCACGCGCGACCTGGTGAAATACACCGGCCTGACGCAGCCCAGCCTGTACAACGCGTTCGGCGACAAACGCGCGCTGTTTCGCCGCGCGCTCGAACACTACCTCGATCACACGCTGAGAAGCCGGCTAGCAAGGCTGGAACATGAATTCACGCCTGCTCTCGCCGTCACCGCCTATTTTGTCGAGATCATTCAACGAAGCGGATCGGATATCGGCCAGCGAGGCTGCATGCTGGTCAACTCCGTGCTGGAGAAAGACCAGCATGCGGACGGTTTGCAGGAAGCCATCGCGAGCGAGCTCGCTGAGATAAAGGGCTTCTTTCATCGGAGCATCGTTGCCGCGCAGAAACGCCGCGACGTTCCGAAAAGCATTAGCGCCGATGACGCCTCCGCTCATCTCCTCACGTTGCTGCTAGGCATGCGCGTGCTCGCGCGCATCGGCCCCGATGTCGAACTGCTGCGCTCGGCCGTGGAAGTGTCGCTGGCTACGCTAGGGTTGCCGCGCCTGCGGGAGGCGGAAAACAACAAGCGCAGCAAATGA
- a CDS encoding 2,4'-dihydroxyacetophenone dioxygenase family protein, protein MNPRKPDENAIPYQLPQPQDMTADLVHLGVLDTYLKDDDLWVPTTSTVSFKPLLLNASQGYYVNLLRVRQSGVLSRHRHTGPVHALVLKGRWYYLEHEWIAEQGSYAHEPAGETHTLYVPEDVTEMITWFHVTGGYTYVDPEGVAVGYEDVFTKIDAARKHYESIGLGADYVKRLIR, encoded by the coding sequence ATGAACCCACGAAAACCCGACGAAAATGCAATCCCCTACCAACTCCCGCAGCCGCAGGACATGACCGCGGACCTCGTCCATCTGGGCGTGCTCGACACGTATCTGAAGGACGACGACCTGTGGGTGCCCACCACATCCACGGTTTCATTCAAGCCGCTGCTGCTGAACGCCAGTCAGGGCTATTACGTGAACCTGCTGCGCGTCCGGCAGTCGGGCGTGCTGTCTCGTCATCGTCACACTGGGCCTGTGCACGCGCTCGTGCTCAAAGGGCGCTGGTACTACCTCGAGCATGAATGGATCGCCGAACAGGGCAGCTACGCGCATGAACCGGCGGGGGAAACACACACGCTGTACGTGCCCGAAGATGTCACGGAAATGATCACCTGGTTCCATGTGACGGGCGGTTATACGTATGTCGATCCAGAAGGCGTCGCGGTCGGCTACGAAGACGTGTTCACGAAGATCGACGCGGCGCGCAAGCACTACGAATCGATTGGCCTCGGCGCGGACTATGTGAAGCGCTTGATCCGCTAA
- a CDS encoding alpha/beta fold hydrolase, whose amino-acid sequence MKRLTVDVAGTQTSYLAAGESGPVILMLHGTYWSRVWQPVMDDLARAGFRAIAVDFPGLGRSGGELTVEQASIPALGDWVVEFLRALRIDEPILLAGHDIGGGVAQRILVDKKIRIEKLALVNAVMFDSWPVPGVARFRDPAVAAATTHEDILAARRKSVITALGRPAGEDEISEYLDPWQDARVARSWLALAGAAYSRYTTELVPQLRVSQTPKLLIWGEDDTFQQVENAEHFVSQIPYSRLVRIPKAGHIPTENDASAVAQAMIEFFA is encoded by the coding sequence ATGAAACGATTGACTGTCGATGTGGCGGGCACCCAAACCAGCTACCTTGCCGCGGGTGAAAGCGGTCCCGTGATACTCATGCTTCACGGTACATATTGGAGCCGCGTCTGGCAGCCCGTGATGGACGATCTTGCGCGTGCCGGTTTTCGGGCGATTGCAGTTGATTTTCCCGGCCTCGGCCGTTCGGGTGGTGAACTGACGGTTGAACAGGCATCGATTCCCGCTCTCGGCGATTGGGTCGTCGAATTCCTGCGGGCGCTTCGTATCGATGAGCCAATTCTGCTTGCGGGACACGATATTGGCGGCGGCGTTGCGCAGCGCATTCTCGTGGACAAGAAAATTCGCATCGAGAAGCTCGCGCTCGTCAATGCGGTGATGTTCGACTCATGGCCTGTGCCGGGCGTCGCACGGTTCAGGGATCCCGCCGTAGCAGCCGCGACGACGCATGAAGATATCCTTGCCGCGCGCCGCAAATCGGTGATCACCGCGCTTGGCCGTCCCGCAGGAGAGGACGAAATCAGCGAATACCTCGATCCCTGGCAAGACGCGCGGGTGGCGCGTTCGTGGCTTGCGCTGGCGGGCGCCGCGTACAGTCGCTATACGACCGAGCTGGTGCCTCAGTTGCGCGTTTCGCAGACACCGAAGCTGCTGATATGGGGCGAAGACGATACGTTCCAGCAGGTTGAAAATGCGGAGCACTTTGTCTCGCAGATTCCGTACTCCAGGCTGGTGAGAATTCCAAAGGCCGGACATATTCCGACGGAAAACGATGCTTCGGCGGTAGCGCAGGCAATGATCGAGTTCTTTGCTTGA
- a CDS encoding flagellar biosynthesis protein yields the protein MASLDPAEDSSDASKARAIGRKRNGYGKALGDVVLPEGKTVSGLVESALATGFQEAGYVVVTQGDPNFASAAPVTAQINDFWAWFQPGFWSVTTNHKSEVQLSGDVGALHGAQTVKTRVSESKQVVTSSDWQEIVTKGLSAITQQTKDLISGK from the coding sequence ATGGCGTCATTGGACCCTGCTGAAGATTCCAGCGACGCGTCTAAAGCGCGCGCGATCGGTCGCAAGAGAAACGGTTACGGCAAGGCACTCGGCGACGTGGTGCTTCCTGAAGGCAAGACGGTTTCCGGCCTCGTTGAAAGCGCGTTGGCAACTGGCTTTCAGGAGGCGGGCTACGTTGTGGTGACGCAGGGTGACCCGAATTTTGCCAGCGCGGCTCCGGTGACTGCGCAAATTAACGACTTCTGGGCGTGGTTTCAGCCCGGCTTCTGGTCGGTCACAACCAACCATAAGTCAGAGGTGCAGCTGTCTGGCGATGTCGGCGCGCTTCATGGTGCTCAGACCGTCAAGACTCGCGTTAGCGAATCCAAGCAGGTTGTGACTTCCAGCGACTGGCAAGAGATCGTGACAAAAGGCCTGTCGGCAATTACCCAGCAAACAAAAGACCTGATAAGCGGGAAATAG
- a CDS encoding H-NS family nucleoid-associated regulatory protein yields the protein MDERKRESIVAYLRRRMTEFGTRPEDIAVSMAADTERLRAIRYRDAFGHTWDGRGASPQWIIQATSAGQSLEHFVVERPQVEASDKLTRVKRCDDPFAGTRLASIKSEGVEAA from the coding sequence ATGGACGAAAGAAAGCGAGAAAGCATAGTGGCTTATCTGCGCCGGCGGATGACCGAGTTCGGTACCCGTCCCGAAGACATCGCTGTATCAATGGCCGCAGACACGGAACGACTGAGAGCGATCCGGTATCGGGATGCGTTCGGTCACACGTGGGATGGTCGAGGCGCTTCGCCGCAATGGATAATTCAGGCAACCAGTGCTGGTCAATCCCTCGAGCATTTCGTGGTCGAGCGTCCGCAGGTTGAGGCTTCAGACAAGCTCACCAGAGTGAAAAGGTGCGATGACCCGTTCGCTGGCACCAGATTGGCATCAATCAAAAGCGAAGGTGTGGAGGCAGCCTGA
- the tssB gene encoding type VI secretion system contractile sheath small subunit produces MSNSLQKWVGRNRPPRVQITYDVEVGDAVEKRELPLVVGLLADLSGQPATPLPKLKERRLVDIDRDNFDEIMGKIVPRLDLSVADTLKGEGNIKVELKFEKFDDFHPESIVKQVPRLAKLLEARQQLRDLLAKLDGNDELDSMLERIVQNSEELKKVQSQAHASDTPAAASAAPAASDAAAEPAAPAEDAPTA; encoded by the coding sequence ATGTCGAATAGTTTGCAGAAGTGGGTGGGACGCAATCGTCCGCCGCGGGTTCAGATCACCTACGACGTAGAAGTCGGCGACGCGGTTGAGAAGCGCGAGCTTCCTCTCGTGGTCGGTTTGCTCGCGGATCTCTCGGGGCAGCCTGCAACGCCGCTTCCCAAGCTCAAGGAGCGCCGCCTGGTCGATATCGATCGCGATAACTTCGATGAGATCATGGGCAAGATCGTTCCGCGCCTCGATCTCTCCGTGGCCGACACGCTAAAGGGCGAAGGCAACATCAAGGTCGAGCTGAAGTTCGAGAAGTTCGACGATTTCCATCCGGAAAGCATCGTCAAGCAGGTGCCGCGCCTCGCGAAGCTGCTTGAAGCACGTCAACAACTGCGCGATCTGCTCGCCAAGCTCGACGGCAACGACGAACTTGATTCGATGCTTGAGCGCATTGTGCAGAACAGTGAGGAACTGAAGAAAGTTCAAAGTCAGGCGCATGCCAGTGATACCCCCGCAGCTGCTTCGGCAGCACCCGCGGCGAGCGATGCAGCTGCCGAACCGGCCGCTCCCGCCGAGGACGCACCTACGGCCTAA
- the tssC gene encoding type VI secretion system contractile sheath large subunit: MASNTAAGAAARETQTLEASAGAELSLLERIVHEGNMAVEPSQSSYAKKLIGQLASQILDEGMRTSPDKSVVAMINERVAEIDKLLSDQLNAIMHEEAFQTLEASWTGLHDMVYGTETGPQLKLRLLNVTKKELLKDLETAVDHDMSTLFKKVYEEEYGTFGGAPYSLLIGDYSFGRHPQDIALLERISKVAAAAHAPFIASASPSLFDLKSFTDLGVTRDLSKTFESAELAAWRSFRDSEDSRYVSLVLPSYAARLPYGAKTKPVENFNFEEDVDGTDHSKYLWANSAYQLGLRITDAFAKYSWSTAIRGVEGGGKVENMVAHTYKTGEGDVVLKCPTEVTITDRREKELNDLGFIALVNSKGSNFATFFGGQTANRPKVYNKDAANANAQLSARLPYVLAASRFAHYMKVIMRDKVGSFQSRSDIEAYLNNWIADYVLINPSASHAQKARFPLGEGRVDVTEVPGKPGAYRATCFLKPHFQMEELTASIRLVAELPAAAA, encoded by the coding sequence ATGGCAAGCAACACTGCGGCCGGCGCGGCCGCGCGCGAAACACAGACGCTCGAAGCTTCCGCGGGTGCGGAACTGAGCCTGCTCGAGCGCATCGTTCATGAAGGCAACATGGCCGTCGAGCCGTCGCAAAGCAGCTACGCCAAAAAGCTGATCGGCCAGCTCGCTTCGCAGATTCTCGACGAAGGCATGCGCACGAGCCCGGACAAGAGCGTCGTCGCGATGATCAACGAACGCGTAGCCGAGATCGACAAGTTGCTGTCGGACCAGCTCAACGCGATCATGCACGAAGAAGCGTTCCAGACGCTCGAAGCGTCGTGGACAGGCCTGCATGACATGGTCTATGGCACGGAAACGGGACCGCAGCTGAAGCTGCGCCTGCTGAACGTGACGAAGAAGGAACTGCTCAAAGACCTGGAAACGGCTGTCGACCACGACATGAGCACGCTCTTCAAGAAGGTTTATGAAGAGGAATACGGCACGTTCGGCGGTGCGCCGTACTCGCTGCTGATCGGCGACTACTCGTTTGGCCGCCATCCGCAGGACATCGCGCTGCTTGAGCGCATTTCGAAGGTGGCAGCCGCCGCGCATGCGCCGTTTATCGCGTCCGCGTCGCCCAGCCTGTTCGATCTGAAATCGTTTACGGACCTTGGCGTCACGCGCGATCTGTCGAAGACCTTCGAGAGCGCCGAACTCGCCGCATGGCGCAGCTTCCGCGACTCGGAAGATTCGCGTTACGTGTCGCTCGTGCTGCCTTCGTACGCTGCGCGTCTGCCGTATGGCGCGAAGACGAAGCCCGTCGAGAACTTCAACTTCGAAGAAGATGTCGACGGCACCGATCACAGCAAGTACCTGTGGGCGAACTCGGCCTACCAGCTTGGTCTGCGTATCACCGACGCGTTTGCCAAGTACAGCTGGTCGACGGCGATCCGCGGTGTGGAAGGCGGCGGCAAGGTCGAGAACATGGTCGCGCATACGTACAAGACGGGCGAAGGTGACGTCGTCCTCAAGTGCCCGACGGAAGTGACGATCACCGATCGTCGCGAGAAGGAACTGAACGACCTCGGCTTCATCGCGCTGGTGAATTCAAAGGGCTCGAACTTCGCGACCTTCTTCGGTGGCCAGACGGCCAACCGTCCGAAGGTGTACAACAAGGATGCCGCCAACGCGAACGCGCAGCTGTCGGCGCGTCTGCCGTACGTGCTCGCCGCATCGCGCTTCGCTCACTATATGAAGGTGATCATGCGCGACAAGGTCGGCAGCTTTCAGTCGCGCAGCGATATCGAAGCGTATCTGAACAACTGGATCGCTGATTACGTGCTGATCAATCCGTCGGCTTCGCACGCACAAAAAGCGCGATTCCCGCTCGGCGAAGGGCGCGTGGACGTCACGGAAGTTCCGGGCAAGCCTGGCGCATATCGTGCAACCTGCTTCCTGAAACCGCATTTCCAGATGGAAGAACTGACCGCGTCGATTCGTCTCGTCGCGGAACTGCCAGCAGCGGCAGCCTGA
- a CDS encoding Hcp family type VI secretion system effector yields the protein MDTVLLKIKDIKGNSTLDGATDQIVLYSYSIGVQMSMNRDVGNTERTMGRPSFQEFSLSKATDQATPALYSACAAGTKLGDATISIGRNENGKFMSLLTYTLSDAMISSIATSGGGESADSFSINFSKITTVYTQQNVDSTKKGTASFGWDLSKNISAPPSA from the coding sequence ATGGATACCGTTCTTCTTAAGATCAAGGACATCAAGGGCAATTCGACGCTTGACGGCGCGACCGACCAGATCGTGCTGTACTCGTATTCGATCGGCGTGCAAATGTCGATGAACCGCGACGTCGGTAACACGGAACGCACGATGGGCCGCCCGAGCTTCCAGGAATTCAGCCTCAGCAAAGCGACCGATCAGGCCACGCCGGCTCTGTATTCCGCTTGCGCTGCCGGCACCAAGCTCGGCGATGCGACGATTTCGATCGGCCGCAACGAGAACGGCAAGTTCATGTCGCTGCTGACGTACACGCTGAGCGACGCGATGATCTCGTCGATCGCGACCAGCGGCGGTGGCGAGTCCGCGGATAGCTTTTCGATCAACTTCTCGAAGATCACGACCGTTTATACGCAGCAGAACGTCGACTCGACCAAGAAGGGCACGGCCTCGTTCGGCTGGGACCTGTCGAAGAACATCTCGGCACCGCCGTCGGCCTGA